In one window of Negativicutes bacterium DNA:
- the hslO gene encoding Hsp33 family molecular chaperone HslO produces MKDHIIKATANGIRVFATVTTDLVEEARTRHNCSPLAIAALGRTMTGALLLAANLKTDESLTIRVSGNGPLKEIVADALANGEVRGYVKNPYIDLPLNNGKLAVGDGVGAGHIYVTRFTNLKQPFTGSTELVTGEIAEDLTNYLMTSEQTPSSVGLGVLVGTDLKIMAAGGFLIQALPDVEESAIDMLEENLKSLAPISQLISEGKDGAGIIAEIFKGMAVNYYDTTAVSFKCQCNKEKIEKVLISLGEAELNHLIAEGKAEVKCHFCSQAYDLNKEELEKLLCEAQ; encoded by the coding sequence ATGAAAGATCATATTATTAAAGCAACCGCAAATGGCATTAGAGTTTTTGCCACTGTTACTACAGATTTAGTAGAAGAAGCAAGAACTCGTCATAATTGCTCACCACTGGCTATTGCTGCTTTAGGGCGGACGATGACTGGAGCGTTGTTATTAGCTGCTAATTTAAAAACGGATGAAAGTTTAACGATTAGAGTTTCCGGTAATGGTCCGTTAAAGGAAATTGTGGCAGATGCTTTGGCTAATGGTGAGGTTAGAGGGTATGTGAAAAACCCTTATATTGATTTACCATTAAACAATGGCAAATTAGCTGTTGGTGATGGTGTTGGTGCTGGACATATTTATGTAACTAGATTTACTAATTTAAAGCAGCCTTTCACTGGTAGTACTGAGCTTGTAACTGGTGAAATTGCCGAAGATTTGACTAATTATTTAATGACATCAGAACAAACTCCGTCCAGTGTGGGGTTAGGAGTATTGGTAGGCACTGATTTAAAAATTATGGCGGCTGGTGGATTTTTAATTCAAGCTTTACCTGATGTTGAAGAAAGTGCGATTGATATGCTAGAAGAAAATCTAAAGTCATTAGCACCAATTTCACAATTAATAAGTGAAGGTAAAGATGGCGCCGGCATTATTGCGGAAATTTTTAAAGGAATGGCTGTAAATTACTATGATACCACTGCTGTTAGTTTTAAATGCCAATGCAATAAAGAAAAAATTGAGAAGGTTTTAATTAGTTTAGGTGAGGCTGAATTAAATCACCTAATAGCGGAAGGGAAAGCAGAAGTTAAATGTCACTTCTGTAGTCAGGCTTATGACTTAAATAAGGAAGAATTAGAAAAGTTATTGTGTGAAGCGCAGTAA
- a CDS encoding 50S ribosomal protein L28, whose protein sequence is MANICEVCAKGITSGFNVSHSHLKTKRTWKPNIQRVRALVNGEVKRVNVCTRCLRSGKVQRAV, encoded by the coding sequence ATGGCAAATATTTGTGAAGTTTGTGCAAAAGGTATAACTAGTGGTTTCAACGTGAGTCACTCTCATTTAAAAACTAAACGTACTTGGAAACCAAACATCCAACGTGTTCGCGCACTAGTAAATGGTGAGGTAAAAAGAGTTAACGTTTGTACTCGTTGCCTGCGTTCCGGTAAAGTTCAACGTGCAGTTTAA
- the recG gene encoding ATP-dependent DNA helicase RecG has product MLLDKDILELKGVGKIKAQGLNKLGLYKISDLLTYYPRRYEDQTTLTELAKLKDGMISTVFGKVVDIVESKVRKGLTLTKIQIIDENVKAELIYFNQPFVKSKFFTGLNIVASGKVSVKFRNITISNPQIVILKDKNLYNGRILPVYNINNIVNQKLLHNIIATVLKDLVVKDFIPVKISKSLNLIDRASALKNIHFPKDEKMLMAAKNRLIFEELFLLQCGMMLLKKITQQQHCGIEHSADGSLVKQLKAKLPFALTNDQKKVLREIKADMETEMPMQRLLQGDVGSGKTIIAMLLLVKTVENGYQGALMVPTEILAQQHYNVFCEYLEPLKMKIGLLSSKLTKKERQEILIKLNEGTIDIVIGTHALIQKDVEFFKLGLAITDEQHRFGVRQRADLKAKGKLPDVLVMTATPIPRTMSLTVYGDLDVSTIRELPPGRKLIRTFVRNSVKRELIYDFVLKELLKGRQAYVVCPLIEESENIDAVAVVAVYDELRKSVFKDVKCALLHGGLNKKEKESVMAEFVDGKIKVLFATTVIEVGVNVPNASVMVVEGAERFGLAQLHQLRGRIGRGEYQSYCILITDGKSTKTKERLGIMEKTNDGFVLAEEDLKIRGPGHFLGTKQHGLPNLKIADLTMDLETLFSARDYAMQALVEPENIPLIIEGLRVYFGECFSEITGTIL; this is encoded by the coding sequence ATGTTATTAGATAAAGATATTTTAGAACTTAAAGGTGTGGGAAAAATCAAAGCGCAAGGATTGAATAAGTTAGGGCTCTATAAAATTAGTGATTTATTAACTTATTATCCGCGAAGATATGAAGATCAAACTACTTTAACAGAACTAGCAAAGTTGAAAGATGGTATGATCTCAACTGTATTTGGTAAGGTTGTTGATATTGTTGAGTCTAAAGTTAGAAAAGGCTTAACATTAACAAAAATCCAAATAATTGATGAAAATGTTAAGGCAGAGTTAATTTATTTTAATCAACCTTTTGTAAAAAGTAAATTTTTTACAGGTTTAAATATTGTCGCTAGTGGTAAGGTTAGTGTGAAATTTCGAAACATTACTATTAGTAACCCGCAGATTGTGATTTTAAAAGATAAAAATTTATATAATGGGAGAATTTTACCAGTATATAATATTAATAATATAGTAAATCAAAAATTATTGCATAATATTATAGCAACAGTGTTAAAAGATTTAGTAGTAAAAGATTTCATACCCGTAAAAATTAGCAAATCTTTAAATTTAATAGATCGTGCCAGTGCACTAAAAAATATTCATTTCCCTAAAGATGAAAAAATGTTAATGGCAGCAAAAAACAGACTTATTTTTGAAGAGTTGTTTTTATTACAATGCGGAATGATGTTACTAAAAAAAATCACACAGCAACAACATTGTGGGATTGAGCATAGTGCTGATGGGTCTTTAGTGAAACAGCTTAAGGCAAAACTGCCGTTTGCTTTAACCAATGATCAGAAAAAAGTCTTGAGGGAGATTAAAGCTGATATGGAAACCGAAATGCCAATGCAAAGATTATTGCAGGGTGATGTTGGTTCGGGAAAAACTATTATTGCAATGTTGTTGCTGGTGAAAACTGTGGAAAATGGTTACCAAGGAGCGTTAATGGTGCCAACAGAAATTTTGGCGCAACAGCATTATAATGTGTTTTGTGAATATTTAGAGCCGTTGAAGATGAAAATTGGATTGCTAAGTAGCAAATTGACGAAAAAAGAACGACAGGAGATATTAATTAAGCTAAACGAAGGAACCATTGATATTGTCATTGGTACGCATGCCTTGATTCAAAAGGATGTTGAATTTTTCAAGTTAGGATTAGCAATAACGGATGAACAGCATCGTTTTGGTGTTAGACAAAGAGCTGATTTAAAGGCTAAAGGAAAGTTGCCGGATGTGCTTGTTATGACGGCAACGCCAATTCCGCGGACGATGTCGTTGACGGTTTATGGTGATCTAGATGTATCAACCATTAGAGAATTACCGCCGGGGCGAAAGCTTATTAGAACTTTTGTTAGAAATAGTGTTAAGCGAGAATTAATTTATGATTTTGTGTTAAAGGAACTACTAAAAGGACGACAAGCTTATGTTGTTTGTCCATTAATTGAAGAATCGGAAAATATTGATGCAGTAGCAGTAGTTGCTGTTTATGATGAACTGAGAAAAAGTGTGTTTAAAGATGTAAAATGCGCCTTACTACATGGTGGTCTTAATAAAAAAGAGAAAGAATCAGTAATGGCGGAGTTTGTAGATGGTAAGATTAAAGTTTTATTTGCAACAACAGTGATAGAAGTTGGTGTTAATGTTCCTAATGCTAGTGTGATGGTGGTAGAAGGTGCAGAAAGATTTGGATTGGCGCAGTTGCATCAATTAAGAGGGCGAATTGGTCGAGGTGAATACCAATCATATTGTATTTTGATTACCGATGGCAAAAGTACCAAGACTAAGGAACGACTAGGAATAATGGAGAAAACTAATGATGGGTTTGTGTTGGCAGAAGAGGATTTAAAAATTAGAGGCCCCGGTCACTTCTTGGGGACAAAACAACATGGCTTGCCTAACTTAAAGATAGCCGATTTAACAATGGACTTAGAAACTTTATTTTCTGCCAGAGATTATGCGATGCAAGCACTGGTAGAACCTGAAAACATACCGTTAATTATTGAGGGGTTAAGAGTTTATTTTGGGGAATGTTTTAGTGAGATTACCGGAACAATTTTATAA
- a CDS encoding TVP38/TMEM64 family protein, which produces MKKLMGWVVIIVAITVLYALFPEFFRHAYGIIEHGDIGALADYLRGFGWVGILVTIALFIVMTFTIVFPFMILSGAAGIVYGLWSGIFISWFGEVIGAVVMFVFARFFFREMLEGLISKSVYLKKVDDYSAENGFKALLIARLLPLAPSGIITAVAAISKMNFKDFMLATVIGKLPPVVLKVLIGHDLAFANENMTRLILLCLLVVVVYAGLWWQKKNSVET; this is translated from the coding sequence ATGAAAAAATTGATGGGCTGGGTTGTAATTATTGTAGCAATAACAGTTTTATATGCATTGTTTCCGGAATTTTTTAGGCACGCTTATGGAATTATTGAGCATGGTGATATTGGAGCTTTGGCTGATTATTTAAGAGGCTTTGGCTGGGTCGGCATTTTGGTGACAATTGCGTTGTTTATAGTGATGACTTTTACGATAGTATTTCCCTTTATGATTTTGTCGGGAGCGGCCGGAATAGTTTATGGTTTGTGGTCCGGTATTTTTATTTCTTGGTTTGGTGAAGTTATCGGTGCAGTGGTGATGTTTGTTTTTGCCAGATTTTTTTTCCGTGAAATGCTTGAAGGCCTAATAAGTAAAAGTGTTTACTTAAAAAAAGTTGATGACTATAGTGCGGAAAATGGTTTTAAAGCGTTGTTAATTGCGAGATTGTTGCCGTTAGCGCCATCAGGGATTATTACCGCGGTTGCGGCTATCAGTAAAATGAACTTTAAAGATTTTATGTTAGCAACTGTTATTGGGAAATTACCACCAGTTGTTTTGAAAGTGCTCATTGGTCATGATTTGGCGTTTGCCAATGAAAATATGACTAGATTGATTTTATTATGCTTATTAGTGGTGGTTGTTTATGCCGGATTATGGTGGCAAAAAAAAAATAGTGTTGAAACCTGA
- a CDS encoding 4-oxalocrotonate tautomerase, whose translation MPIVQIDMLEGRTVEQKRELVRKVTAAICETASCSPEAVKIVIRDMSKDNYGDGGKLRSDF comes from the coding sequence ATGCCAATAGTACAAATTGATATGTTAGAAGGACGTACCGTAGAACAAAAAAGAGAATTAGTGCGTAAGGTTACGGCGGCGATTTGTGAAACTGCTAGTTGTTCACCGGAAGCGGTAAAAATTGTGATTAGAGATATGAGTAAAGATAATTATGGTGATGGCGGAAAATTGCGTTCTGATTTTTAA
- a CDS encoding 4-hydroxy-tetrahydrodipicolinate reductase, translating to MVKVMVCGAYGKMGREVLKAVHNDTELSLVGAVDLMSEGADAGDLIGVGKLGITVENNLEVAISKTNPDVVVEFTNPAVVMQNIRIAMKNGVSPVVGTTGLSEADLAEIKSMCNDKVKAFIAPNFAIGAVLMMKLSQQVAKHLPHVEIIELHHDNKLDAPSGTALRTAQLITESRESIKQGNPKEEELIKGARGAEYDGMRIHSVRLPGYVAHQEVIFGGLGQTLSIRHDSISRESFMPGVVLACKKVQQLEGLVCGLENILD from the coding sequence ATGGTAAAAGTAATGGTTTGTGGAGCTTATGGTAAAATGGGACGTGAAGTGTTAAAAGCTGTGCATAATGATACTGAATTATCGTTAGTAGGAGCAGTCGATTTAATGTCAGAGGGTGCTGATGCCGGAGACTTGATTGGCGTTGGTAAACTAGGAATCACAGTCGAAAACAATTTGGAAGTTGCAATTAGTAAAACCAATCCGGATGTTGTAGTTGAGTTTACAAATCCGGCAGTGGTGATGCAAAACATAAGAATAGCAATGAAAAATGGTGTTTCACCGGTAGTGGGGACAACTGGTTTATCAGAAGCAGACTTAGCCGAAATAAAAAGTATGTGCAATGATAAAGTTAAAGCTTTTATTGCACCGAATTTTGCAATCGGTGCGGTGCTAATGATGAAACTATCACAACAAGTTGCAAAACATTTGCCACATGTGGAAATTATTGAATTGCATCATGATAATAAGTTAGATGCTCCTTCCGGAACTGCGTTAAGAACAGCGCAACTTATTACTGAAAGTCGTGAAAGTATTAAGCAGGGCAATCCGAAAGAAGAAGAGTTGATTAAGGGCGCACGGGGAGCTGAATATGACGGAATGCGGATTCATAGTGTTCGCTTGCCAGGGTATGTCGCTCATCAAGAAGTTATTTTTGGTGGCTTAGGACAAACTTTAAGTATTAGACATGATTCCATTTCTCGAGAATCTTTTATGCCAGGCGTAGTGCTTGCTTGCAAAAAAGTTCAACAATTAGAGGGATTGGTGTGCGGTTTAGAAAATATATTGGATTAA
- a CDS encoding aspartate-semialdehyde dehydrogenase, with amino-acid sequence MKKYNIAILGATGAVGQEFLTLIEERKFPFANLKLLASKRSAGKVITFMGKEYVVEEASNDSFKDIDIALFAGGSASTVFAEAAVKSGAVVIDNSSAFRMDPNVPLVVPEVNPEAISSHKGIIANPNCSTIIMTMALKPIYDKAKIKRIIVSTYQAVSGAGKEAIDELDNQVKAIAEGRDVEAKVLPSASLPKHYQIAFNLIPQIDVFTDSGYTKEEIKMIKETHKILQDDNIGITATTIRVPVYRSHAESINIELEDEVTVAEAKALLNAFPGVIVQDEPENMVYPMPLYTSMQDEVFVGRIRKDNSIKHGLNLWVVGDQIRKGAALNALQIAEYMINNNLLSK; translated from the coding sequence ATGAAAAAATATAATATTGCTATTCTTGGGGCAACAGGCGCGGTTGGTCAAGAATTTTTAACTTTAATAGAAGAAAGAAAATTCCCTTTTGCTAATTTGAAACTATTAGCATCAAAGAGATCAGCCGGTAAGGTTATAACTTTTATGGGCAAAGAATATGTGGTAGAAGAAGCTAGTAATGATTCTTTTAAAGATATTGATATTGCCTTGTTTGCTGGCGGCTCGGCAAGTACTGTTTTTGCTGAGGCTGCGGTAAAAAGTGGTGCAGTTGTTATTGATAATTCCAGTGCATTTAGAATGGACCCTAACGTTCCGTTAGTAGTGCCGGAAGTTAATCCAGAAGCAATTAGTAGTCATAAGGGTATTATTGCTAACCCTAATTGTTCTACTATTATTATGACAATGGCTCTTAAGCCGATTTATGATAAAGCGAAAATTAAAAGAATTATTGTTTCTACCTATCAAGCGGTTTCTGGAGCAGGAAAAGAAGCTATTGATGAACTTGATAATCAAGTGAAAGCGATTGCTGAAGGTCGAGATGTTGAGGCGAAAGTTTTACCGAGCGCTAGTTTACCAAAACATTATCAAATTGCTTTTAACTTGATACCGCAAATTGATGTGTTCACCGATAGTGGTTACACTAAAGAAGAAATTAAAATGATTAAAGAAACACATAAAATTTTGCAAGATGACAATATTGGTATTACCGCTACAACTATTAGGGTTCCGGTATATCGTAGTCATGCTGAATCAATCAATATTGAGTTGGAAGATGAGGTTACGGTAGCTGAGGCGAAAGCTTTGCTAAATGCCTTCCCGGGGGTAATTGTACAAGATGAACCGGAGAATATGGTTTATCCAATGCCACTATATACATCGATGCAAGATGAAGTTTTTGTTGGACGGATTAGAAAAGATAATTCGATTAAACATGGTTTGAACTTATGGGTTGTTGGTGATCAAATTCGTAAGGGTGCAGCATTAAATGCTTTACAAATTGCTGAATACATGATTAATAATAATTTATTAAGTAAATAA
- a CDS encoding ribonuclease J has product MTQVEQKLQIIPLGGLGEIGKNLTVVRCGDEIIVIDCGLMFPDDEMLGIDLVIPDITYLLENIDLVKAIVLTHGHEDHIGALPYVLRNLNVPVYGTKLTLGILEGRLRENNVDSSSLVPVKPGDLIHIGCFKVGFVNVSHSIADAVALYIKTPLGTIVHTGDFKLDQTPVDGKVTDFHKFAELGDQGVLVMLADSTNAERPGHTLSEKTVGVAFDEAFRNIKDRIIIATFSSNVHRIQQVIDTAHKYNRKVAVLGRSMVNVSNISAELGYLNIPDGVLIDIDEINNYPPSNIVIITTGSQGEPMSALTRMSTSDHRKVGIVPGDTVIISATPIPGNEKLVSRTIDNLLKQGANVIYEKTSGIHVSGHASQEELKLIHNLVRPKFFIPVHGEYRHLRKHAMLAQDLGMPKENVFVAENGNIIEFTKEKGGIVGKVPSGIVLVDGLGVGDVGNIVLRDRRQLSQDGILIIVVTMDKEMGAVVAGPDIVSRGFVYVRESEELMEEAKEKVKMALEKCEDNNITEWAVIKSNVRDALGRYLYERTRRRPMILPIIMEI; this is encoded by the coding sequence TTGACACAAGTAGAACAAAAACTTCAAATTATCCCCCTAGGTGGGTTAGGGGAGATTGGGAAAAATTTAACGGTAGTAAGATGTGGTGATGAAATTATTGTCATTGACTGCGGGTTAATGTTCCCTGACGATGAAATGTTAGGAATTGATTTAGTTATTCCTGATATAACATATTTACTAGAAAACATTGATTTAGTAAAAGCGATTGTTTTAACGCATGGTCATGAGGATCATATTGGAGCGTTACCATATGTATTGAGAAATTTAAATGTTCCGGTATATGGTACTAAATTGACTTTAGGAATTTTAGAAGGTCGCTTAAGAGAAAACAATGTTGACTCCAGTAGCTTAGTACCGGTAAAACCTGGTGATTTAATCCATATTGGCTGTTTTAAAGTGGGCTTTGTTAATGTTAGTCATAGCATTGCTGATGCTGTAGCATTATACATTAAAACACCGCTTGGAACTATTGTTCATACTGGAGACTTTAAACTTGATCAAACACCGGTTGATGGAAAAGTAACTGATTTTCATAAATTTGCTGAGCTGGGCGATCAAGGAGTATTGGTAATGTTAGCAGATAGCACTAATGCTGAACGACCTGGCCATACTTTAAGTGAAAAAACAGTTGGTGTAGCCTTTGATGAGGCTTTCCGAAATATTAAAGACCGCATTATTATTGCTACTTTTTCCTCTAATGTACATCGAATTCAACAAGTTATTGATACTGCCCATAAATATAATCGCAAAGTAGCAGTATTAGGTCGCAGTATGGTGAATGTAAGTAATATTTCAGCCGAACTTGGCTATCTTAATATTCCGGATGGAGTTTTAATTGATATTGATGAGATTAATAATTATCCGCCATCTAATATTGTTATTATTACTACCGGTAGTCAGGGTGAGCCGATGTCTGCGTTGACAAGAATGTCGACCTCAGATCATCGTAAAGTAGGAATTGTTCCGGGAGATACAGTTATTATTTCCGCAACACCAATTCCGGGCAATGAAAAACTTGTTTCAAGAACAATTGATAATTTATTGAAACAAGGGGCAAATGTTATTTATGAAAAAACTTCGGGTATTCATGTTTCCGGACATGCTAGTCAAGAAGAGTTAAAACTAATTCACAATTTAGTTAGACCCAAATTCTTTATTCCTGTTCATGGTGAGTATCGTCATTTAAGAAAGCATGCTATGCTAGCTCAAGATTTAGGCATGCCGAAAGAAAATGTATTTGTTGCTGAAAATGGTAACATTATTGAGTTCACCAAAGAAAAAGGTGGAATTGTTGGTAAAGTTCCTTCGGGAATTGTACTGGTTGATGGTTTAGGCGTAGGTGATGTTGGTAATATCGTTCTTCGTGATCGTCGTCAATTATCACAAGATGGTATTTTAATTATCGTAGTGACAATGGACAAAGAAATGGGTGCTGTTGTTGCTGGACCTGATATTGTTTCACGGGGCTTTGTGTATGTCCGTGAATCGGAAGAGTTAATGGAAGAAGCAAAAGAAAAAGTAAAAATGGCATTAGAAAAATGCGAAGACAATAATATAACAGAATGGGCAGTTATTAAATCAAATGTGAGAGATGCGCTAGGTAGATACTTGTATGAGCGCACTCGCAGACGTCCAATGATTTTGCCTATAATAATGGAAATTTAA